AAAGCGTCTTGAAGGGATGGCTAAAGACAATGTGTCGTTTCTGGGGAGGTTGGAGGATGAACAAGTTACGGGATTGATGGCGAAATGTCGGGCGTTTATTTTTCCGGGAGAAGAGGATTTTGGGATTACACCGCTGGAGGCTAATGCTGCTGGAAGACCAGTGATAGCCTATCAAGCCGGTGGTGCACTGGATACGATTATTCCTTATGTCAATGGTGTCTTCTTCGAGCATCAAGAAGTGGATGACTTGCTGAAGGCCATTTATGAGGTGGAGTCCTATGCGTGGGATATCGATCAGATTATGGGCCATGCACGGAAATTCGATGAGCAGGCGTTTATGATCCAATTCAAGCAATACGTGGAACAGGCCTACGTCAATTTTCTAAAAGGGGAATGATTCTATGAAGCTAGCAGTAATCGGTACGGGCTATGTCGGTTTAGTATCCGGCGTATGCTTTGCGCTGGGAGAGAATCAGGTCATCTGCGTCGATAAAGATGTGGAGAAAATCAACAAGTTAAACCGGATGGAATCTCCGATCTATGAACCCGGAATCGAAGCATTGATTGAAATAAACTTCCGTGAGGGACGCTTGTCCTTCTCTACTGATCTTCAAGAATCGGTACGCTGCTCTGATATCATCATTCTTGCTGTTGGTACGCCCTCTCTCCCCAATGGGGAGGTGGACTTACAATATATCGAAGAAGCAGTTATCGAAATCGCTAATGCGATGGATGGTTACAAAATTATAATGACCAAGTCTACGGTTGTAGTGGGGACGAATGAGAAAATACGAAAAATGATATCGGATCGTACAAAGCATCCTTTCGATATCGTATCTGCTCCTGAGTTTCTACGCGAGGGCTCCGCGATTCGGGATACTCTTCATCCTGACAGGGTTATAATCGGACTAAATAATACTGAATTAGTGCAAACCATGCGCCAGCTTCATCAAGGATATACCGACAATATCTTCGTGACCGATATCCGAAGCGCAGAAATGATCAAATATGCATCCAACGCCTTTTTAGCGACCAAGATCTCTTTTATTAATGAAATCTCTAATATTTGTGAAAAAGTGGGAGCTGATGTGACCGAGGTGGCGGAAGGAATGGGCATGGACCGAAGAATTGGATCCTCCTTCCTGCAAGCTGGTATTGGTTATGGAGGCTCCTGCTTTCCGAAAGACACCAATGCTCTTATCCAAATCGCTGGTAACGTGGATTACGATTTTAAGCTACTGCAATCCGTTGTTGAGGTGAACAGAGAGCGGCGATTCATGATCATTCCAATGCTGCGCGAATCATTAGGAACATTGAACGGTGCGGTTATAGGGATATGGGGTTTGGCGTTCAAGCCGAACACAGATGATGTTCGTGAGACCCCTGCTCGGGAAATTATTGAGATGCTTGTCGCGGAGGGGGCGATCGTGAAGCTATACGATCCCATCGCTGCTGATAACTTCCGGCAGCAATATGATCATCCGCAGCTCCGTTGGTGTACGCTTCCCGAGGAAGCGGCTGATGGCAGCGATGCTGTATGCCTGCTTACTGCTTGGGGAGTCTTTAAGGATATAAATCTGCAAAAGGTAGCCAACGTCATGCGCCGGAAGGTGCTGATCGATGGCCGTAACGTCTACACGAAAGAGCAGGTTGAGGGCACCGGCCTATCTTATTATTCGATAGGACGCCCGCAGTTGAGTGGTCTGAATGGTGATATTCCCGCACAGCCTGCTGAGGTTAATTCTTAGAGTTGTATCCAGAATTTTATCTTGGTATTTATCTCGGCTTCTGCGAACAACTTTCTATGTTCTAGACGTTGCCTGCCGTCGAAGGCGGCAAAAGAATCTTTAGCAATCATCCCATCAGCTCCCGCTGGAACAGCTGGGAAGCAAGGTAAGGGTATGGTTGCTCCAGCGAGCGAAAGCGAGTGGGATCCATATAAAAAAGGGTTGATAGGAAGGGAACGGAGAGGATTATTGGAACTGTAGAAACGAAGTGTTCGCCTTTATCCTCAGATTTCTACCGCGAGAAGCGGTTCAAATCAGGAAATCTGAGGATAACAGCGATCGGAAGTCCAATATTCCTTGGAGTGGCTTATGCCTAACAATGTTTTTAGAATGGCGACCAAGAAAAGCGAGGGGAGCAACACTACACCCATGCTCCCGACACAATCAGCGAAGCGTAATCCAATGATGAATAACAATCCTTTTGCGGAGGCGACAAATATGAAGCTAGTACTTTTATCAGGCGGTTCAGGAAAACGGTTGTGGCCTTTATCTAATGATTCACGTTCGAAGCAATTTCTAAAGGTGCTGGAAAGTCCTCAGGGTGAAGCGGAGTCGATGGTTCAGCGAGTATGGAGACAACTGAAAGAGACAGGAATGGCGGATTCCTCCTATCTAGCCACAGGTCGCAGCCAAGTGGAAATGATTCAGAGCCAATTGGGCGCTGATGTGCCGATCATCGTTGAGCCGGAACGCCGCGATACTTTTCCAGCCATTGCACTGACAGCAACTTATTTATATTCGGTAGCGGGAGTTTCTCCTGCGGAGACTATAGCCATTTTACCGGTGGATCCCTATGTGGAGGCTTCATTCTTCGATACTGTAGCTGAGCTAGAGCATACCATGCAGGAAAGTGGCGCTAATCTGGCGCTGATGGGGGTTGTACCTGAACATCCATCGGAGAAATACGGATATATTATTCCTACCACAGATCAGGCGGGGGAGAATGGTTTTATGAGAGTAAGTCACTTTCAGGAGAAACCAGACCGGACCCAAGCTGAAGAGCTAATCGCCCGGAATGCTTTGTGGAACTGCGGGGTTTTTGCTTTTCGCTTAGGGTATTTGCTAGATATTTTGCAGCGTAAAGGGTTGCCTTTAGGTTATGAAGAGTTACAGAAACAGTATAAGCTGCTGTCTTCTATCAGTTTTGATTATGAAGTGGTCGAAAAAGAAGAGAATATCGTGGTGCAGCCGTATGATGGGTTCTGGAAAGATCTTGGAACCTGGAATACGTTAACTGAGGAAATGACTAGCAACCATGTGGGCAAAGGTACTGTAACAGCGGATTCTGAAGGGACTTGCTTGATCAATGAGCTTGATATTCCGATTACAGTCATCGGTGCGAAGGATCTGATTATCGCTGCCAGCCCGGATGGAATTCTAGTAACGCATAAAGCCGAGAGTCCACGAATTAAAGAGGTACTTAAGTCTTTTGAACAAAGACCAATGTACGAGGAACGCCGCTGGGGACACTATAAGGTCATTGATTATGTGAAATATGATGAAGGAAATGAAGTGCTGACCAAACGGATATTTATTGCCGAGGGTAAAAATATCAGCTATCAGCTGCATCGTAAACGCAGTGAGATCTGGACGATTGTCAGCGGTGAAGCAAGCATTGTGCTGAATGAAAAGATGCATAATGTTAAAGCAGGCGATGTGGTCCGGATACCAGAAGGGACAAAACATGCCATTCTCGCTTTGACGGATGTTGAATTTATTGAGGTACAGACGGGATCTGAACTAGTAGAGGAGGACAATATTCGTATTACTTTAGACTGGAATGATATTGAGCTACAGCAGTTCATTTCATAGGACTGATAAGTTATAAACAGGTATTGTGACCTAATTATTGAATAATAGACATAAATAGATAAAATAACAATTAAATGAAGTCGATATTTACGGTAGAGGGATTAATCCTCCTCAATTTGATAATGGCAAACCTATCGAAAGATAGGGACGCAAAGCTATAGGGCCTTCGCAAGAGTGGCAGCCTGGCTACCGAAAGGAAGATTTTTTTGAAAGCTTACCGTACGTATCGACTTCTCAGCACGTTCCTGTCTCTGGTCTTGTTGTTGATGGTGATTCCATTGGGATTTGGGATTGCACCGTCTGTAGCAGGCGCAGCTTCCAGCTCTGGAAATCCGGTGAATCCAGAAGCTTCTCCTGAAGCAGTCAAGCTGCTTAATGACCTGTATTCTATTTCCGGAAAAGGGATTCTCGCAGGACAGCATGACTATTTGGAAAGTCCGGATGAAATCAACAAATGCAAAGGTGCCCGTTCTATGGAGACCTTACCATGAAATGAATGGAAATTGGTTCTGGTGGGGGAAGAAGAACAACTTTTCTGAGCTGTGGAATATTATGTATGATCGTTTTGTTAACGTTCATAAATTAAATAACTTGTTGTGGGTATGGAGCCCGAATGCTCCAAATGCGTGGTCAGATCCTTATGCCCTTACTTATCCGGGCGCGGATAAGGTGGATATTTTGGCAGCAGATATCTATGAATATGACTATCAGCAAAATTATTATGACAGTTTGCTTAGTCTGGCTGCTGGTAAACCCATTGCTATCGGAGAGAATGGTGGGGTGAATACTTTAAGAATATGCGTCTATCCGGAGCACCAATCCTCACTAAGAACGATGCAGTGATTGATTTTAACTGGCAGTTAGGAGCACCGGATGCTTCACTTGGAATAGACAATTTCTCTATATGCTGGAGCGGTAAAATGAAGGCTCTATATAGTGAAACCTATCAAATCTATACCGCATCTGATGATGGTATACGTGTCTGGATTGATGGGATACCCGTAATTGATAGCTGGATAGAACAGAGTGTAACGGAGCGTCAAGGAAGCATCACTCTGAAGGCCGGACAACTATATGATATCAAAGTGGAATATTACGAGAATCAGGGAGACGCGAGGGTAAGGCTGATGTGGCAAAGCCCAAGTCAACCAAAAGGAACCATTCCTTCTAACGTATTTTTTCTCTCAGATATCTCCTAAGCTATAGTCCTCATTTGGCTAAAAAGATGCTTGTCCTGAAACAGGAATATGATCACTTGAGCACTTGTGGAGGCTGCCGGAAGGAGGATTAACTTGCGCTTTTATTGTAAGTACCCGTTTCTTGTCACTGTCGTGCCCATCCTTACTGTATTTATTTTGTCTTTTCTACCGTTGAGTGAGGCACGCGGCCTTCTTGAACCTCAGAGTGTTACCACATCAGCCACCACTACAGCAACTACCAACACAACAACATCCATTACAATACCAGCGATACCGATTAATCCTTTAGCTTCTGAGGAAGCCAGTCAATTGCTTAATGATTTGGCGAATTTCAGCGGAAAAGGGATTATGGCGGGTCAGCACGATTATCTGGAAAGTCCGGATGAACTCAATAATAAGGTAAAGAACACCTCTGGCGAGCATGCCGTATTACATGGTTACGAATTAGGAGCTATAACTAACCAATCCAAAGCTACAATTGCTTCTCAGCGTCAAGCTGTTGTCGATAGTGCGATCAAGTGGTCGAGGGAGGGCGGCATCGTAGCGATGACGTTCCATCAGAGTCTGCCGGGAACTTCTCTGAAATGGTCTAACGTATCCATGAAACTAAGTCAGGAGAAATTTAATGCTTACGTTACCCCTGGAACCTCTCAATATCAGAGTTTGATGGCTGATTTTGACGAGATTGCTATATATCTAGGAGAACTGCGTGATGCTGGCGTTCCAGTCTTATGGCGACCCTATCATGAAATGAACGGCAATTGGTTCTGGTGGGGATGTAAAGATAATTTTACTGTGCTCTGGAACCTGATGTACGATCGTTTAGTGAATACACACAAGCTGAATAATCTGTTGTGGGTTTGGAATCCCAATGCGCCGAATGAATGGTCAGCTCCATATCAAGCTTATTATCCGGGAGCAGATAAGGTCGATGTACTGGCAGCAGATATTTACAATAACGATTATAAGCAGTCTTATTATGACGGTTTGCTTAAGCTTGCCGCAGGTAAACCTATCGGAATTGGCGAAAGCGGAGAGCTTCCTAACCCCAGCATGTTATCCAAAACGCAGAATCAATGGGTGTACACGATGACATGGGGGAAGATGCTCACCGAGAATAATACCCTGCAGCAGATCAAAGATTTCATGAGTCATCGCTACACCGTATCGAGAGAGGATTATATGGTGACAACGGCTACTACTAGCCATAAAGCAGCAAAAGTCTCGCGAAACGGGTTGACTGGAGAATACTTTAATAATATTGATCTATCTGACCAACCGGTAGTTACGCGTAATGATAACAAGATTGATTTCAATTGGCAGGGTGAAGCACCAGCAGCGGGGGTTGAGAAGGATGTCTTTTCCGTACGTTGGCAGGGGAAGGTCAAGCCAGTTTATAGTGAAAAATACACGTTCTCAGTGTCTTCCGATGATGGAGTCCGCGTCTGGATTGATGGCAAGCTGATTATTGACGATTGGCGAGATCATAGCGCTACCCTTAATAAGGGGAGCATTGAATTAACAGCTGGAATCTTGCATGATATCAAAATTGAATATTATGAGAATCGCAGAGACGCAAGTATTCGTCTAATGTGGGAAAGCCCACGCCAGAAACAGACGGTGATTCCTCAAAACGCACTATTCTTTCCTTGATTTATTAAAGCTTTACGGGCAGACATCTGAAAGAAAGCGAGGACATGGGGATGGAAACAACAAATAGAAGAATGAAGTTGAGTGGAAATAGACCTTTACTGATCCTGCTAAAATCCTCTACTTTGATTGTCTTGCTTCTAATGACTGTCTCTATATTCGGTATGGAGGGGACCTCAAAAGGTAAGGTGGGTAACGTTGCAGCTGGTAAAGATTTGGGTCCCGAGTTCCCAAAGAGCACAATGATCTGGAGACTCGGGCAGCATGATGGATCATCGAATGAATTTGCAGACATTAACGCCTCAGATAACCATACAGTCATTCATATTACTTCATCTACCGTCAAAGCCTCAGAACTTCAGAATATCCCCTCTGGTCTTAATGGAAAGACATTTCCTGAGCTACGGATTAATTATCAGCTGAACAAGATTCCGGCGAATGGGATTTTATTTCGTGTAGGTATTCTTGAGGCTTATAAATCGGTTCCGCAGATGAGTGTACTTTCTAATCGGCAGCTTTCAGGGATAATTCAGATTGCAGGAATTGCTGATACAGAAAGTGAGTACGGCTTCCGCAAAACCTATGAACTGTATATTCCTAAAGAGCAGTTGAAGACAGGAACGAATGAATTGAAGCTGCAAACGACTCGTTGCTTATATTGCTCCGAGAAGGAAGATGAATATATAGGCTGGACTTGGGATGATTTAAGTCTGGAATCTTTAAATACACCCATAAAAGAGCCGATCCACGGTAACTATACGCTGACGGGTACGGCCGTGAATAATAAAGAGTTTTATTTTGATAAAGGCGCGGTTACCCATTTACCTTATGTGATGAAATGGCTCGGTGTAGCTTACAGTGGCAATATTATGCGTGCCAGCTGTGTTAGTGATGTAGACCGCTCCTGCTCTAATATGGAGGAATATTACAAGGTATTACGAGATTATAATACGCAGGCAGTCGCACTGCATTTGTATACCGGTGATATTAAACTGAAGAACGACGGCTCACTGCCGGATGATGCGGTTAAGAAGCTGACAGATTATTTCGAGAAGTATGGTTCCTATTTTCAGTACTATGAAGTGGATAATGAGCCAGGACTATTCAATCGTTCCAAGGCTGTAAATTTGGCGATTGCAGATTGGTTGAATAAGAAGGGGAAACAAATTGTCCCACATTTGCTTACGGTTGCACCAGGCTGGGCATATTGGCCGAGCTACAAGGAGAAGCCTTGTGGCTATCAAAAAGGGAGCGTGCGACAATGTGGTGACCCAGATGGTTGGGAGCGGGATCCGGAGCAGCGTAAGGAGCTTGAAGAGGTTACGGATCTGACGAATGGTCACTCTTATGGAAATTCCTATAGTGATAGCGAAGGTGGCAGTTTTACCGAGAATTTAAAGACATTCGGTGGTGCGGTGGATGGGCTTAGCAAAAACATGCTGACTACTGAATTTGGGACCTCGGATAGTCATAAAGATGCTTATCA
The window above is part of the Paenibacillus sp. FSL K6-0276 genome. Proteins encoded here:
- a CDS encoding UDP-glucose/GDP-mannose dehydrogenase family protein, coding for MKLAVIGTGYVGLVSGVCFALGENQVICVDKDVEKINKLNRMESPIYEPGIEALIEINFREGRLSFSTDLQESVRCSDIIILAVGTPSLPNGEVDLQYIEEAVIEIANAMDGYKIIMTKSTVVVGTNEKIRKMISDRTKHPFDIVSAPEFLREGSAIRDTLHPDRVIIGLNNTELVQTMRQLHQGYTDNIFVTDIRSAEMIKYASNAFLATKISFINEISNICEKVGADVTEVAEGMGMDRRIGSSFLQAGIGYGGSCFPKDTNALIQIAGNVDYDFKLLQSVVEVNRERRFMIIPMLRESLGTLNGAVIGIWGLAFKPNTDDVRETPAREIIEMLVAEGAIVKLYDPIAADNFRQQYDHPQLRWCTLPEEAADGSDAVCLLTAWGVFKDINLQKVANVMRRKVLIDGRNVYTKEQVEGTGLSYYSIGRPQLSGLNGDIPAQPAEVNS
- a CDS encoding sugar phosphate nucleotidyltransferase gives rise to the protein MKLVLLSGGSGKRLWPLSNDSRSKQFLKVLESPQGEAESMVQRVWRQLKETGMADSSYLATGRSQVEMIQSQLGADVPIIVEPERRDTFPAIALTATYLYSVAGVSPAETIAILPVDPYVEASFFDTVAELEHTMQESGANLALMGVVPEHPSEKYGYIIPTTDQAGENGFMRVSHFQEKPDRTQAEELIARNALWNCGVFAFRLGYLLDILQRKGLPLGYEELQKQYKLLSSISFDYEVVEKEENIVVQPYDGFWKDLGTWNTLTEEMTSNHVGKGTVTADSEGTCLINELDIPITVIGAKDLIIAASPDGILVTHKAESPRIKEVLKSFEQRPMYEERRWGHYKVIDYVKYDEGNEVLTKRIFIAEGKNISYQLHRKRSEIWTIVSGEASIVLNEKMHNVKAGDVVRIPEGTKHAILALTDVEFIEVQTGSELVEEDNIRITLDWNDIELQQFIS
- a CDS encoding glycosyl hydrolase — its product is MNGNWFWWGKKNNFSELWNIMYDRFVNVHKLNNLLWVWSPNAPNAWSDPYALTYPGADKVDILAADIYEYDYQQNYYDSLLSLAAGKPIAIGENGGVNTLRICVYPEHQSSLRTMQ
- a CDS encoding PA14 domain-containing protein; translated protein: MRLSGAPILTKNDAVIDFNWQLGAPDASLGIDNFSICWSGKMKALYSETYQIYTASDDGIRVWIDGIPVIDSWIEQSVTERQGSITLKAGQLYDIKVEYYENQGDARVRLMWQSPSQPKGTIPSNVFFLSDIS
- a CDS encoding glycosyl hydrolase, yielding MRFYCKYPFLVTVVPILTVFILSFLPLSEARGLLEPQSVTTSATTTATTNTTTSITIPAIPINPLASEEASQLLNDLANFSGKGIMAGQHDYLESPDELNNKVKNTSGEHAVLHGYELGAITNQSKATIASQRQAVVDSAIKWSREGGIVAMTFHQSLPGTSLKWSNVSMKLSQEKFNAYVTPGTSQYQSLMADFDEIAIYLGELRDAGVPVLWRPYHEMNGNWFWWGCKDNFTVLWNLMYDRLVNTHKLNNLLWVWNPNAPNEWSAPYQAYYPGADKVDVLAADIYNNDYKQSYYDGLLKLAAGKPIGIGESGELPNPSMLSKTQNQWVYTMTWGKMLTENNTLQQIKDFMSHRYTVSREDYMVTTATTSHKAAKVSRNGLTGEYFNNIDLSDQPVVTRNDNKIDFNWQGEAPAAGVEKDVFSVRWQGKVKPVYSEKYTFSVSSDDGVRVWIDGKLIIDDWRDHSATLNKGSIELTAGILHDIKIEYYENRRDASIRLMWESPRQKQTVIPQNALFFP
- a CDS encoding discoidin domain-containing protein, which codes for METTNRRMKLSGNRPLLILLKSSTLIVLLLMTVSIFGMEGTSKGKVGNVAAGKDLGPEFPKSTMIWRLGQHDGSSNEFADINASDNHTVIHITSSTVKASELQNIPSGLNGKTFPELRINYQLNKIPANGILFRVGILEAYKSVPQMSVLSNRQLSGIIQIAGIADTESEYGFRKTYELYIPKEQLKTGTNELKLQTTRCLYCSEKEDEYIGWTWDDLSLESLNTPIKEPIHGNYTLTGTAVNNKEFYFDKGAVTHLPYVMKWLGVAYSGNIMRASCVSDVDRSCSNMEEYYKVLRDYNTQAVALHLYTGDIKLKNDGSLPDDAVKKLTDYFEKYGSYFQYYEVDNEPGLFNRSKAVNLAIADWLNKKGKQIVPHLLTVAPGWAYWPSYKEKPCGYQKGSVRQCGDPDGWERDPEQRKELEEVTDLTNGHSYGNSYSDSEGGSFTENLKTFGGAVDGLSKNMLTTEFGTSDSHKDAYQYGASERTAAVFDRIMRAQIGYADMFVQHAAFFKDFSLFKYDFNLEEHDPASTEIYYTKQNEDSRVSIMRRLSLAYATHGAPLTYEVTNKNALADKLVYVRAVDTSTLKPLAGSGATSNKVLVNLINFETTPQTINVNVTMPKQAIYEGERFGNGDTYEQARSYVPGKKASPQLTFKETLAPGEAVQYILQPSSEVVDTAPQGLKAVVVKGMSIQLNWLEAPGVSYELLRATGNGGELKTIASNIKETHYTDRNLQEGTLYTYAVKVTGSGKTSDKIQITATGLVSLERSEWKVSSNRNTGSSYNAIDGDRRTRWDTGKHQESGEYYQIDLGKAYNIEGIDLDNSLSPYDYPRQYQVYVSNDAQRWTQIISGTGRKELTKIVFAKVNTRYIKIVQTGADGNYWSIQELQVYSRD